Proteins from a genomic interval of Mycolicibacterium grossiae:
- the pglX gene encoding BREX-2 system adenine-specific DNA-methyltransferase PglX: MASAPSNVVAALRRLMLNLEADLRARVDGDDPDSRQDGVFDAWKRDYEKAAAANRTAAAWPEWRNDRVTQAAVAWVLLTVFARYCEDNALVTPRWISGADADERAHALDARRAYFQAHPEDTDREWLTQISSHFTKFPATAGLVDRFSPIHLVAPSGDAARKLLEFWWQQDGEGAPMFSFAGMDTRFLGDLYQDLSEHAKKTYALLQTPEFVEEFILDQTMEPALADRSLEGFTVVDPTCGSGHFLLGAFHRLHEQWQRHAPALGPRELVEKALDGIYGVDINPFAVAIARFRLLVAALQAAGDTSLEQRIAYNPHLAAGDSLLWGANQQLLPDDLLASGPSVRADTTEDADALTEILQREHDVVVGNPPYITVKDAALNATYRQLYKTPHRKYALTVPFMELFFRLARPRSNDRATGWVGQITSNAFMKREFGSKLIEEFLPTVNLRTVIDTSGAYIPGHGTPTTIIIGRNQRPTTDAIRAVLGIRGEPGRPAEAAKGLVWTAITQHINDQGYEDTYISVADLDRSTLSQHPWSLSGGGAVELGEAISTASAGSLNALVSRIGFFGVMGADDALTLPIDIFESGRFDTASYPALVQGDEVRDFATSPQNRAFFPYDKAHALRELAAFPADERRLWSFRTELGQRATFGGGTYFSDGRPWYEWHQLPADKGLSPLSITFAFVATHNHFVLDRGGKVFKQSAPVIKLPEGASVEDHLRLLGVLNSSVACFWLKQNSHNKGSTVDTSGARTTLDAWENFYEYTGTTLKDFPLPTATPIERPKTLDDLAQALTRQTPRNVASNELPSVSVLSAAQTEYERLRRLMIAQQEELDWDYYRIYGLIEDDLTYAGDVPEIALGQRTFEIALARRMKDGEETAWFDRHSSTPITEIPNHLPADYQAFMQRRLDAIESNPHIRLLERPEYKRRWAVEPWDKQVQSALRDWLLDRVEDKSLWFDRDGRPTPMSVAQLADVLDRNDDFRNVLQLWAGDDNIATGTALAKLLADESVPFLSAHRYKPAGLEKRAVWGQTWELQRREDRGEKLEAPIPVPPKYKPADFAKASYWSHRGKLDVPKERFVSYPGAGRDSDTTELLGWAGWDHADQALALAGLISQRIEEGWDTPKLIPMLAGLHELLPWVQQWHNEIDPEYGESVADTIADELTTRLAENHLTVTELTAWRPEPTRKPRTRKTS, encoded by the coding sequence ATGGCCTCGGCTCCATCGAATGTGGTGGCGGCACTGCGCCGGTTGATGCTGAACCTGGAGGCCGATCTACGGGCTCGGGTCGACGGCGACGACCCGGATTCCCGACAAGACGGCGTGTTCGACGCTTGGAAGCGCGACTACGAGAAGGCAGCCGCGGCGAACCGGACCGCGGCGGCGTGGCCGGAATGGCGCAATGACCGGGTGACCCAGGCCGCCGTGGCGTGGGTGCTGTTGACGGTGTTCGCTCGCTACTGCGAGGACAACGCGCTGGTAACACCGCGCTGGATCTCCGGCGCCGACGCCGACGAACGGGCTCACGCGCTCGATGCGCGCCGTGCCTACTTCCAAGCCCACCCCGAAGACACCGACCGGGAATGGCTCACGCAGATCAGCAGCCACTTCACCAAGTTTCCCGCCACCGCGGGCCTGGTGGACCGGTTCTCCCCCATACACCTGGTCGCACCCTCCGGTGATGCCGCGCGCAAGCTACTGGAGTTCTGGTGGCAGCAGGACGGCGAGGGCGCACCGATGTTCTCGTTCGCCGGCATGGACACCCGCTTCCTCGGCGACCTCTACCAGGATCTGTCCGAGCACGCCAAGAAGACCTATGCCTTGCTCCAAACCCCAGAATTCGTCGAAGAATTCATTCTTGATCAGACGATGGAACCCGCCCTCGCCGACCGGTCGCTGGAAGGGTTCACCGTCGTCGATCCGACGTGCGGCTCGGGGCACTTCCTGCTCGGCGCCTTCCACCGCCTGCACGAGCAGTGGCAGCGCCACGCGCCTGCACTTGGCCCGCGTGAACTCGTGGAGAAGGCACTCGACGGTATCTACGGCGTCGACATCAACCCGTTCGCCGTGGCAATCGCCCGCTTCCGACTCCTCGTCGCCGCGCTGCAAGCTGCCGGCGATACCAGCCTCGAACAGCGAATCGCCTACAACCCGCACCTCGCCGCCGGCGATAGCCTGCTCTGGGGCGCGAATCAACAACTGCTGCCGGACGATCTGCTCGCGAGTGGACCCTCGGTGCGTGCCGACACCACCGAAGATGCCGACGCGCTGACCGAGATCCTGCAACGGGAACACGATGTGGTGGTAGGTAATCCGCCATACATCACGGTCAAGGACGCTGCGCTGAACGCGACCTACCGGCAGCTCTACAAGACGCCGCACCGCAAGTACGCGCTAACTGTTCCGTTCATGGAGCTATTCTTCCGATTGGCACGTCCCCGCTCGAACGACCGTGCTACCGGATGGGTCGGACAGATCACATCAAATGCGTTCATGAAGCGAGAGTTTGGCTCGAAGCTCATCGAGGAATTCTTACCCACTGTCAATTTGCGGACGGTGATAGACACCTCGGGCGCATACATTCCGGGGCACGGAACCCCGACCACAATCATCATTGGCCGCAATCAACGGCCGACAACTGACGCCATCCGGGCCGTGCTTGGGATCCGGGGCGAACCTGGCCGGCCTGCAGAGGCCGCTAAGGGTCTTGTGTGGACGGCGATCACCCAACACATCAATGACCAGGGCTACGAGGACACGTACATCAGCGTTGCTGACCTGGACCGTTCCACCCTGTCGCAGCATCCCTGGAGCCTCTCTGGTGGTGGTGCTGTTGAACTCGGCGAAGCAATCTCGACGGCCAGCGCGGGATCCCTGAACGCGTTGGTGTCGCGAATCGGCTTCTTCGGGGTTATGGGCGCAGATGACGCTCTCACTTTACCGATTGACATTTTCGAAAGCGGAAGATTCGACACGGCATCGTATCCCGCGTTAGTCCAGGGCGACGAAGTCCGAGACTTCGCAACCTCACCACAGAACCGTGCGTTCTTCCCCTACGACAAAGCTCATGCCCTTCGCGAACTCGCAGCATTTCCAGCCGATGAGAGAAGGCTCTGGTCATTTCGCACAGAACTCGGACAACGAGCGACTTTCGGTGGCGGTACCTATTTTTCTGACGGGAGACCCTGGTACGAGTGGCATCAGCTTCCGGCGGACAAGGGCCTTTCACCCCTCTCCATCACCTTCGCCTTCGTCGCGACCCACAACCACTTCGTGCTGGACCGCGGGGGCAAGGTTTTCAAGCAGTCCGCGCCGGTGATCAAGCTGCCCGAGGGCGCGTCGGTCGAGGATCATCTGCGGCTGCTCGGGGTGCTGAACTCGTCGGTGGCGTGCTTCTGGCTCAAGCAGAACAGCCACAACAAGGGCAGCACGGTCGATACCTCGGGTGCTAGGACCACTCTCGATGCCTGGGAGAACTTCTATGAGTACACGGGTACAACACTCAAAGACTTCCCATTACCGACGGCCACACCGATCGAGCGTCCCAAGACGCTCGATGACCTCGCGCAGGCTCTGACACGGCAGACCCCGCGGAATGTCGCGTCGAACGAGCTCCCCTCGGTATCCGTATTGTCGGCCGCTCAGACTGAATACGAACGCCTTCGTCGCCTGATGATCGCCCAGCAAGAAGAACTCGACTGGGACTACTATCGCATCTACGGCCTGATCGAAGATGACCTCACCTACGCAGGCGATGTTCCCGAAATCGCCCTCGGGCAGAGAACTTTCGAGATCGCTCTTGCCCGAAGAATGAAGGACGGCGAGGAAACCGCCTGGTTCGATCGACACTCGTCGACGCCGATCACCGAGATCCCCAACCACCTGCCCGCCGACTACCAAGCATTTATGCAGCGGCGCCTGGACGCCATCGAGTCGAATCCGCACATTCGACTCTTGGAGCGCCCCGAGTACAAGCGGCGCTGGGCTGTCGAGCCGTGGGATAAGCAAGTGCAGTCCGCGCTTCGAGATTGGCTGCTCGACCGCGTTGAAGACAAGTCGTTGTGGTTTGACCGCGACGGCCGACCCACCCCCATGTCGGTCGCCCAGCTCGCCGATGTGCTCGACCGCAACGACGACTTCCGTAACGTGCTGCAACTGTGGGCAGGCGATGACAACATCGCCACCGGAACGGCGCTCGCGAAACTGCTTGCCGACGAATCGGTTCCCTTCCTGTCCGCCCACCGATACAAGCCCGCGGGGCTCGAGAAGCGGGCAGTGTGGGGGCAAACTTGGGAGCTGCAGCGCCGCGAGGACCGCGGCGAGAAACTCGAAGCTCCCATTCCGGTCCCGCCGAAGTACAAGCCCGCCGACTTCGCCAAAGCCTCGTACTGGTCACATCGGGGCAAGCTCGACGTCCCCAAGGAACGCTTCGTCTCCTACCCCGGCGCCGGACGTGACTCCGACACCACCGAATTGCTCGGCTGGGCCGGCTGGGACCACGCCGACCAAGCCTTGGCGCTGGCCGGGCTGATCAGCCAACGCATCGAAGAAGGCTGGGACACCCCCAAACTCATCCCCATGCTCGCCGGCCTACACGAACTGCTGCCCTGGGTGCAGCAGTGGCACAACGAGATCGACCCGGAGTACGGCGAGTCCGTCGCCGACACCATCGCCGATGAACTCACCACCCGCCTCGCCGAAAATCACCTCACCGTCACCGAACTCACCGCGTGGCGCCCCGAACCCACCCGCAAACCACGCACCAGGAAGACGTCATGA